Proteins encoded by one window of Chryseobacterium aquaeductus:
- the apaG gene encoding Co2+/Mg2+ efflux protein ApaG, translating to MFSKITSNIKVSVTPEYDSKNSFPSENRFVFKYNIVIENLGEFPIKILKRKWLIFDVGFGFTEVVGDGVIGLTPDVQPHDEFAYFSNVMLRSGVGNMSGMYLVRNEETKENFEIDIPKFNLLSAVLVN from the coding sequence ATGTTCTCAAAAATTACTTCGAATATTAAGGTGTCGGTTACTCCGGAATACGATAGCAAAAACTCTTTTCCTTCTGAAAACAGATTTGTTTTTAAGTATAACATCGTCATCGAAAATCTGGGAGAATTTCCCATCAAAATTCTAAAAAGGAAGTGGCTTATTTTTGATGTTGGATTCGGCTTTACAGAAGTCGTAGGTGATGGCGTTATAGGTCTCACGCCGGATGTTCAGCCCCACGACGAGTTCGCCTATTTCTCAAACGTAATGCTTCGCTCCGGAGTTGGAAACATGAGTGGCATGTATCTGGTGAGAAACGAGGAAACGAAAGAGAATTTTGAGATAGACATTCCGAAATTCAATTTGCTCTCTGCAGTCTTGGTGAATTAA
- a CDS encoding 3'-5' exonuclease yields the protein MDFCAIDFETATHERNSACELGVCVVENSQIISTKTWLIKPPSFPYFNPRNIDVHGILPNDVKDSPTFDEIWYEVQDMMYGSLMIAHNASFDAGVLRSCLDFYGMFKPNINYLCSIQVAKKSWNYLPKYGLKHLAEHHQIRFNHHRAGDDAEACARIALLGFEKLFITRNEEISESFQAKLKKL from the coding sequence ATGGATTTCTGCGCAATCGATTTTGAAACGGCTACTCATGAACGAAATTCGGCTTGCGAATTGGGAGTTTGTGTGGTTGAAAATTCACAAATTATTTCTACTAAAACGTGGTTGATCAAGCCTCCAAGTTTTCCTTATTTTAATCCAAGAAATATTGACGTACACGGAATTTTGCCCAATGACGTAAAAGATTCTCCAACTTTTGATGAAATTTGGTATGAGGTGCAAGACATGATGTATGGAAGTTTAATGATTGCTCACAACGCAAGTTTCGACGCCGGAGTTTTAAGAAGTTGTCTTGATTTTTATGGAATGTTTAAACCCAATATCAATTATCTCTGCAGCATTCAGGTGGCTAAAAAATCATGGAATTATCTTCCAAAATATGGTTTAAAACATTTGGCAGAGCATCATCAAATTAGATTTAATCATCACAGAGCCGGAGATGATGCAGAAGCCTGTGCAAGAATTGCATTATTAGGTTTTGAGAAATTGTTTATCACCCGAAACGAAGAAATCTCTGAAAGTTTTCAGGCTAAACTTAAAAAGTTGTAG
- a CDS encoding glycosyltransferase family 2 protein, translated as MSENLAIVILNWNGKNWLEKFLPSVTRYSENAGIYVIDNLSDDDSVEFLELNFPAITIINNSKNYGFAGGYNEGLKQINAEFYCLLNSDVEVTENWIDPVLNLFRSDSQIVAIQPKVLSYTNKNLFEFAGAGGGLIDNLGYPYCRGRVFDDLEEDKGQYDDDTEIFWASGCCLFIRSTDFWNQGGFDARFFAHQEEIDLCWRLKNTGRKIFYTGKSKVYHVGGGTLNKQSPQKTFLNIRNNLSMMLKNLPFPNLIWVLFLRMILDGAAAFYFAYKHGFSHLWAVLRGHFGFYGHIVGTLKLRQNNQIKKYYQSKWLIFKHFLSGKKV; from the coding sequence ATGTCAGAAAATTTAGCCATCGTCATCCTCAACTGGAACGGTAAAAACTGGTTAGAAAAGTTTCTTCCCAGTGTTACCAGATATTCCGAAAATGCTGGAATCTATGTCATCGATAATTTGTCTGATGATGATTCGGTAGAATTTTTAGAACTAAATTTTCCCGCAATTACAATTATCAATAACAGCAAAAATTACGGTTTTGCAGGCGGCTATAATGAAGGTTTGAAGCAGATAAATGCTGAATTTTATTGTCTTTTAAATTCTGATGTAGAAGTCACGGAAAATTGGATTGATCCTGTTTTAAACTTATTTCGATCAGATTCTCAGATTGTAGCTATTCAGCCAAAGGTTTTATCTTATACCAATAAAAATCTTTTTGAATTTGCAGGTGCTGGTGGTGGTTTGATTGATAATTTAGGGTATCCTTATTGCAGAGGTCGGGTTTTCGACGATTTGGAAGAAGATAAAGGTCAATATGATGACGATACTGAAATCTTTTGGGCTTCGGGATGTTGCTTATTTATCCGATCTACAGACTTTTGGAATCAGGGCGGATTTGATGCAAGATTTTTTGCTCATCAGGAAGAAATTGATTTATGCTGGAGATTAAAAAATACTGGCAGAAAAATATTTTATACCGGAAAATCAAAAGTTTATCACGTTGGTGGCGGAACTTTAAACAAGCAAAGCCCTCAAAAAACATTTTTGAATATCAGAAATAATCTTTCAATGATGCTGAAAAATTTGCCTTTTCCTAATTTAATTTGGGTACTTTTTTTAAGAATGATTTTAGACGGAGCTGCTGCTTTTTATTTTGCTTACAAACATGGTTTTTCGCATCTGTGGGCAGTCTTAAGAGGACATTTTGGCTTTTACGGGCATATTGTAGGAACTTTGAAACTTCGCCAAAACAATCAGATCAAAAAATATTATCAAAGCAAATGGTTAATTTTTAAGCACTTTTTGAGTGGTAAAAAGGTTTGA
- a CDS encoding lysophospholipid acyltransferase family protein, with protein MNFLIKILYLISKMPLKILYIFSDIIFFLNYYFVGYRKKIITQNLKNSFPEKSKKEIAAIRKTFYQNFSDYLVETIKSFTMSETETKVRMQHINQHLFREAKEEGKNIILLAGHVFNWEWMNTLATIVPQTNCHPVYRKVNSTFWEDQMKKVRSKFGNTALEANEVIMNILRNKNNGDSIYLFVADQTPHSSHVNYGLEFLNQRTPAFIGYDKLATRMDLVFIYTEMKKVKRGHYQINYHRMEPDGEKFVNNEVVKKFHQLLENTIKKRPDNYLWSHRKWKYQDSIKTYDSEKI; from the coding sequence ATGAATTTTCTGATCAAAATACTTTACCTCATTTCAAAAATGCCGCTAAAAATATTGTATATTTTTTCGGACATTATTTTCTTCTTAAATTACTATTTTGTAGGATACAGAAAAAAAATCATCACTCAGAACCTTAAAAACTCTTTTCCCGAAAAATCCAAAAAAGAAATTGCAGCAATAAGGAAAACATTTTATCAGAATTTTTCAGATTATCTGGTTGAAACCATAAAATCTTTTACCATGTCTGAAACAGAGACGAAAGTTAGGATGCAGCACATTAATCAACATCTTTTCAGAGAAGCGAAAGAAGAAGGAAAAAATATTATTCTGCTTGCAGGGCACGTTTTTAATTGGGAATGGATGAATACGTTGGCAACCATTGTTCCACAAACCAATTGTCATCCAGTTTACAGAAAAGTGAACAGCACGTTTTGGGAAGATCAGATGAAAAAAGTAAGAAGCAAATTCGGAAATACTGCTTTGGAAGCCAATGAAGTGATTATGAATATTTTAAGGAACAAAAATAATGGAGATTCTATTTATCTTTTTGTTGCCGATCAAACACCACATTCATCACACGTCAACTACGGATTAGAATTTCTAAATCAGAGAACACCTGCATTTATAGGATATGACAAATTGGCAACAAGAATGGATCTTGTTTTTATCTATACTGAAATGAAAAAGGTAAAACGTGGTCACTATCAAATCAATTATCACAGAATGGAACCTGATGGTGAAAAATTTGTGAACAACGAAGTCGTAAAAAAGTTTCATCAGTTATTAGAAAATACCATCAAAAAAAGACCTGACAATTATCTTTGGTCGCACAGAAAATGGAAATATCAGGACTCTATCAAAACCTACGATTCTGAAAAAATTTAA
- a CDS encoding thioredoxin family protein, with the protein MKKITKNIALFTFLSLGNVVFAQNTKNIPEVTYSDDKALIVKTDHKEIDAKRKAAEEKAKLPKPYDPKADAEKDIENLILIAKKENKNIMIQAGGNWCIWCLRFNQYVQTTPELKKLVDDNYLYYHLNYSPDNKNEEVFSKYGNPGDKFGYPVFIVLDQNGKMIHVQQSDVLEEEKGYSLKKVKDFFKTWTTKS; encoded by the coding sequence ATGAAAAAGATTACAAAAAACATAGCATTATTCACTTTTCTTTCTTTGGGAAATGTTGTATTTGCTCAAAATACAAAAAACATCCCTGAAGTTACTTATTCCGATGATAAAGCTTTAATTGTAAAAACCGATCATAAGGAGATCGATGCAAAGAGAAAAGCTGCTGAAGAAAAAGCCAAACTTCCGAAGCCTTATGACCCAAAAGCGGATGCCGAAAAAGATATTGAAAATCTGATTCTGATAGCAAAAAAAGAAAATAAAAACATCATGATTCAAGCAGGAGGAAATTGGTGTATCTGGTGTTTAAGATTCAATCAATATGTACAGACAACTCCGGAGCTGAAAAAATTGGTAGACGATAATTATCTTTATTACCATCTCAATTATTCACCGGATAACAAAAACGAAGAAGTATTTTCAAAATACGGAAATCCCGGAGATAAATTTGGCTATCCTGTATTCATTGTTTTAGATCAAAACGGGAAGATGATTCATGTGCAGCAAAGTGATGTTCTGGAAGAGGAAAAAGGGTACAGTCTGAAAAAAGTAAAAGATTTTTTCAAAACCTGGACGACAAAATCATAA
- a CDS encoding aldehyde dehydrogenase: MYYQDILHSQREFFKTQKTKNVKFRKIYLEKLRDLITQNEDVLYEAINQDFGKSQFETYATEISFILKDIDYYLKNLNSLSKPKKVTTNLSNQIATSKIHSEPLGCTLVIGAWNYPYQLTLSPLIASIAAGNCCILKPSEMAENTTKAMAKIINENFPSDYVYAFEGGIDETTEILKLKFDKIFFTGSTKVGKIVYKAAAEHLTPVTLELGGKSPVIVTKDANMEVAAKRIVWGKFLNAGQTCVAPDYILVEESVKEQFLELLRKQITEFEYKPDSEQYTRIINQKNFQRLIQLIDPKKIYFGGNYNESNLYIEPTVLNNVTWEDNVMQEEIFGPILPVLSYTNFHNALNSVLESEKPLSAYIFTNNDEEKDLFIQKLSFGGGCINDVVMHLGNDNLPFGGVGNSGMGSYHGKFGFETFSHQKAILDRATWGEPDLKYPPYSENKIKWIKKLL; this comes from the coding sequence ATGTATTATCAAGACATACTTCACTCGCAAAGAGAATTTTTCAAAACTCAAAAGACTAAAAATGTAAAATTCAGAAAAATATATTTAGAAAAACTGAGAGATCTCATTACTCAAAACGAAGATGTACTCTATGAAGCGATAAATCAAGATTTTGGGAAATCACAGTTTGAAACATATGCTACTGAAATTTCATTCATTTTAAAAGATATAGATTATTATTTAAAAAATCTAAATTCCTTATCGAAGCCAAAGAAAGTTACCACCAATTTATCTAATCAAATTGCAACCAGCAAAATCCATTCTGAACCACTAGGTTGCACTTTAGTAATAGGTGCATGGAATTATCCTTATCAACTCACTTTGTCACCACTCATCGCTTCGATTGCTGCCGGAAATTGCTGTATTCTGAAACCCAGCGAAATGGCAGAGAATACAACGAAAGCAATGGCAAAGATTATCAATGAAAACTTTCCGTCAGATTATGTGTATGCTTTTGAAGGCGGTATTGATGAAACAACTGAGATTTTAAAATTAAAATTCGATAAAATATTTTTTACAGGAAGTACAAAAGTTGGAAAAATCGTTTACAAAGCTGCAGCAGAACATTTAACGCCGGTCACTCTGGAATTAGGTGGAAAATCTCCTGTAATTGTAACGAAAGATGCCAACATGGAAGTGGCTGCAAAGAGAATTGTGTGGGGAAAATTTTTGAATGCAGGACAAACCTGCGTTGCGCCAGATTATATTTTAGTTGAAGAATCTGTGAAAGAGCAGTTCTTGGAATTACTCAGAAAACAGATTACCGAATTTGAGTACAAACCTGATTCTGAACAATACACACGAATTATCAATCAAAAAAACTTTCAAAGACTCATTCAGCTTATTGATCCTAAAAAAATATATTTTGGCGGAAATTATAACGAAAGCAATCTATACATAGAACCTACTGTTTTAAATAATGTAACTTGGGAAGATAATGTGATGCAGGAAGAAATTTTCGGACCCATATTGCCTGTACTTTCTTACACCAACTTTCATAATGCTTTAAACTCAGTTTTAGAATCAGAAAAACCACTGTCAGCCTATATTTTTACGAATAATGATGAGGAAAAAGATTTATTTATTCAGAAATTATCGTTTGGCGGAGGCTGCATTAATGATGTCGTGATGCATTTAGGAAACGATAATCTACCGTTTGGCGGTGTAGGAAATTCCGGAATGGGAAGCTATCACGGAAAATTTGGTTTTGAAACTTTTTCGCACCAAAAAGCTATTCTTGATCGTGCAACGTGGGGCGAACCGGATCTGAAATATCCACCTTATTCTGAAAATAAAATCAAATGGATTAAGAAACTTTTATAA
- the rplI gene encoding 50S ribosomal protein L9, with amino-acid sequence MEIILKKDVENLGLEFDTVNVKPGYARNFLLPQGIALLATPKNKATLEATLEARKEEEAKLVAAANAVVDQLKKTSITIPAKVGSGDKLFGSINNADLSAALAKAGVQVEKKYIKIPGNTIKRTGKVTAIIRLHRNVEYNFEFDIVSDAPPAPAAPKPAPKAKVEETPAEEA; translated from the coding sequence ATGGAAATTATCCTTAAAAAAGACGTAGAAAATTTAGGTCTTGAATTCGATACAGTAAATGTAAAACCAGGTTACGCAAGAAACTTCTTGTTGCCTCAAGGAATTGCTCTTTTAGCTACACCAAAAAACAAAGCGACTTTAGAAGCTACTTTGGAAGCTAGAAAAGAGGAAGAAGCTAAATTGGTTGCTGCTGCAAACGCTGTAGTAGATCAATTGAAGAAAACTTCTATCACAATTCCTGCAAAAGTAGGTTCTGGTGACAAATTATTCGGATCTATCAACAATGCAGATCTTTCTGCAGCATTGGCTAAAGCTGGTGTACAAGTTGAGAAGAAATATATCAAAATTCCAGGAAACACGATCAAGAGAACTGGTAAAGTAACTGCAATTATCAGATTACACAGAAATGTTGAATACAACTTCGAATTTGACATTGTATCTGATGCACCTCCTGCTCCGGCAGCTCCTAAACCGGCTCCAAAAGCAAAAGTTGAAGAAACTCCAGCTGAGGAAGCTTAA
- the rpsR gene encoding 30S ribosomal protein S18: MAIDDMAKQASAGGESEVKFLTPLDINTKTDKKYCRFKKFGIKHVDYKDADFLLQFVNEQGKILPRRYTGTSLKYQRKVSSAIKRARHLAMMPYVADLLK; the protein is encoded by the coding sequence ATGGCAATAGATGATATGGCTAAACAAGCCTCTGCTGGAGGTGAATCTGAAGTAAAATTTCTTACTCCACTTGATATCAATACAAAAACTGATAAAAAGTACTGTAGATTCAAAAAATTCGGAATCAAGCACGTTGACTACAAAGACGCTGATTTCTTATTACAGTTCGTAAACGAACAAGGTAAAATTTTACCAAGAAGATATACTGGTACTTCTTTAAAATATCAAAGAAAAGTTTCTTCGGCTATCAAAAGAGCAAGACACCTTGCAATGATGCCTTACGTAGCTGATTTATTAAAGTAA
- the rpsF gene encoding 30S ribosomal protein S6, translated as MNNYETVFILTPVLSDAQVEEAVNKYVDLLKEKNCEIVTRENWGLKKLAYPIQLKKNGFYTLIEFKGEGTVVADLELAFKRDERVIRYLTTKLDKHAIDYAVTRRSKLKAQRA; from the coding sequence ATGAACAATTACGAAACTGTTTTCATTTTAACTCCCGTTCTATCTGATGCTCAGGTGGAGGAAGCAGTGAACAAGTATGTAGATCTTTTAAAAGAAAAGAACTGTGAAATTGTCACTAGAGAAAATTGGGGATTGAAGAAACTAGCTTATCCGATTCAATTAAAAAAGAACGGATTCTACACTTTAATCGAGTTTAAAGGTGAAGGAACTGTAGTTGCTGACTTAGAATTGGCATTCAAACGTGACGAAAGAGTAATTCGTTACCTTACTACGAAACTAGACAAGCATGCTATTGACTATGCTGTAACTAGAAGATCTAAACTTAAAGCTCAGAGAGCTTAA
- a CDS encoding chloride channel protein translates to MRKILSSIRKGLKKSFDNIRNEQLKNNLLQAIPFWIGSVITGFFAVMYAKIFAWGESLLHFILNWHDWMIFFIAPVGFVLSWWLVKEFAPYAKGSGIPQVMAAVELANPKEHKKIRSLLSLKIIVFKIISSVVLVIGGGAVGREGPTIQIAGSIFRKVNEYLPDWWPKISKKNMIMTGAAAGLAAAFNTPLGGIVFAVEELSKTHINYFKTALFTAVIIAGLTAQTLAGSYLYLGYPKTNDVSLMVMFPIILVGGVAGILASQLSVTMLKMNDWKKRKLTTDKSNVLFLIGCALLIACISFFISREILGSGKEIMERVLFTDDKHEAWYVPILRMLGPALSFTSGGAGGIFAPALTAGASIGSVISGAIHLTPNETNVVILAGMVAFLTGITRAPFTSAIIVLEMTDRHSLIFHLMLAGMVSSILSILVSRHSLYDILKMNFLTEIRSKEDQTV, encoded by the coding sequence ATGCGTAAAATTTTGTCATCAATTCGCAAAGGTCTTAAGAAATCCTTCGACAATATAAGAAATGAACAACTGAAGAACAACCTTCTTCAGGCAATTCCCTTTTGGATCGGATCAGTGATCACAGGATTTTTTGCGGTGATGTATGCGAAAATATTTGCGTGGGGAGAAAGTTTACTCCATTTTATTCTCAATTGGCACGATTGGATGATCTTTTTTATCGCACCGGTTGGTTTTGTGCTTTCGTGGTGGCTGGTAAAAGAATTTGCTCCCTACGCAAAAGGCAGCGGAATTCCGCAGGTAATGGCAGCTGTAGAATTGGCAAATCCGAAAGAACATAAAAAAATCCGAAGTCTTTTAAGCTTAAAAATTATTGTTTTTAAAATAATTTCTTCCGTAGTTTTGGTCATTGGTGGTGGCGCAGTTGGACGAGAAGGACCAACCATTCAGATAGCTGGTTCTATTTTCAGAAAGGTAAACGAATATCTTCCCGATTGGTGGCCAAAAATCTCAAAGAAAAACATGATTATGACCGGAGCAGCAGCCGGATTGGCAGCAGCCTTCAACACACCTCTTGGTGGAATTGTATTTGCTGTCGAGGAACTTTCAAAAACACATATCAATTACTTTAAAACAGCACTATTTACTGCGGTAATTATTGCAGGTTTAACGGCACAGACTTTAGCTGGCTCCTATTTATATTTAGGATATCCTAAAACCAATGATGTTTCGTTGATGGTGATGTTTCCAATTATTTTGGTTGGTGGCGTAGCAGGAATTTTGGCGAGTCAGCTTTCTGTAACCATGCTCAAAATGAATGACTGGAAAAAAAGAAAACTCACAACAGATAAATCAAATGTTTTATTTCTTATAGGCTGTGCTTTATTAATCGCTTGCATATCTTTTTTCATTAGCCGGGAAATTTTAGGTTCAGGTAAAGAAATTATGGAGCGTGTACTGTTCACCGATGACAAACACGAGGCTTGGTACGTTCCTATTTTGAGAATGCTTGGCCCTGCTCTATCATTTACTTCCGGAGGTGCAGGCGGAATTTTTGCTCCGGCTTTAACGGCAGGCGCAAGTATTGGATCGGTAATTTCAGGAGCCATTCATTTAACTCCAAATGAAACCAACGTTGTCATTCTTGCAGGGATGGTTGCATTTTTAACAGGAATTACGAGAGCTCCGTTTACATCAGCCATTATCGTTTTGGAAATGACCGACCGACATTCGTTAATTTTTCACCTGATGTTGGCAGGCATGGTTTCTTCCATCCTTTCAATTTTGGTAAGCAGACATTCTTTGTATGATATTTTGAAAATGAATTTTCTGACGGAAATCAGAAGCAAAGAAGATCAAACAGTTTAG
- a CDS encoding dihydrolipoamide acetyltransferase family protein → MAEYKLLLPSMGEGVMEATVITWLFNEGDQVKEDDSVVEIATDKVDSDVPTPVSGKIIKILKQKDEVAKVGEAIAILEIEGEGGSSSSEEVKTETTTPDADTIKAIEEPLNPTATSQVEFSGDLYLSPLVKSIAQQENISESELNTIKGSGLEGRITKEDILAHVSNRENQPQQTVQQQAAPVKAASTPPAVTSAPASTISVAAGDEIIPMDRMRKIIAENMVKAKHIAPHVTSFIETDVTNVVKWRAKNKDMFEKREGEKLTFMPIFVKAIVKAIQDFPMINVSINGDNIIKKKNINIGMATALPDGNLIVPVIKNADQLSLSGLAKAINDLAYRARNKKLRPEDTQGATYTISNVGSFGNLMGTPIIPQPQVAIMAIGAIVKKPAVLETKDGDVIAIRQLMFMSHSYDHRVVDGSLGGMMLKHVHDYLQNWDLNTEI, encoded by the coding sequence ATGGCAGAATACAAATTATTGCTTCCTTCTATGGGTGAAGGCGTGATGGAAGCTACAGTAATCACTTGGTTATTCAACGAAGGCGATCAGGTGAAAGAAGATGATTCGGTAGTAGAAATTGCAACAGATAAGGTAGATTCGGATGTACCAACACCAGTTTCGGGGAAAATCATTAAAATTCTTAAACAAAAAGACGAAGTAGCTAAAGTAGGTGAAGCCATCGCCATTTTAGAAATTGAAGGAGAAGGTGGAAGTTCATCATCTGAAGAGGTGAAAACAGAAACTACAACTCCTGATGCAGATACCATTAAAGCTATTGAAGAGCCTTTAAATCCAACAGCAACATCACAGGTAGAATTTTCGGGAGACCTTTATTTGTCGCCTCTTGTGAAATCTATTGCTCAGCAGGAAAACATTTCTGAGTCTGAACTGAATACCATCAAAGGAAGCGGTCTGGAAGGAAGAATTACCAAAGAAGATATTTTAGCACACGTTTCCAACAGAGAAAACCAGCCTCAACAAACAGTTCAGCAACAAGCTGCTCCAGTTAAAGCAGCATCTACTCCACCAGCGGTAACTTCAGCTCCGGCTTCTACAATTTCTGTAGCTGCAGGTGATGAAATCATCCCAATGGACAGAATGAGAAAGATCATCGCTGAAAACATGGTGAAAGCAAAACATATTGCCCCACACGTTACTTCTTTCATCGAAACCGACGTGACCAATGTTGTAAAATGGAGAGCTAAAAACAAAGATATGTTCGAAAAACGTGAAGGTGAAAAACTGACGTTCATGCCGATTTTCGTAAAAGCAATTGTGAAAGCAATTCAGGATTTCCCAATGATCAATGTTTCGATTAACGGTGACAATATTATTAAAAAGAAAAACATTAATATCGGTATGGCAACTGCTTTACCAGACGGAAATTTGATCGTTCCCGTAATCAAAAATGCGGATCAATTATCATTGTCAGGTTTAGCAAAAGCGATCAACGATTTGGCTTACAGAGCGAGAAACAAAAAATTAAGACCTGAAGATACTCAAGGTGCAACATACACGATTTCCAATGTAGGAAGTTTTGGAAACTTGATGGGAACACCTATTATTCCTCAGCCTCAGGTTGCAATTATGGCAATCGGAGCCATCGTTAAAAAACCTGCCGTTCTAGAAACTAAAGACGGTGATGTAATTGCAATCCGTCAGTTGATGTTCATGTCTCACTCATACGATCACAGAGTGGTAGACGGATCGCTTGGTGGAATGATGCTGAAGCACGTTCATGATTACCTGCAAAACTGGGATTTGAACACTGAAATATAA
- a CDS encoding SAM hydrolase/SAM-dependent halogenase family protein produces the protein MSIITLTSDFGRLDYRVSAMKGKILSLNPQVNSIDITHDIQAYNLIQTSYIVKNAYRYFPKGTIHIVAVDSFYHRSRRNILYKADGSYFIAADNGLMSLIFFDIKPEAIYEITLNNRFDDVVNFTSTDVFVPVAVHLANGGLPEVIGRKIDDVKQLLFPKPVYNEPEKMIIGEVMYIDNFGNIISNINKEFFETLAKGFEKFTIKFRNLSLSKIYSSHTEVVADWDRETEYHGQSAAIFNDSQQLELTIYKGSKKNGAKTLFGLNVGENIYIEFF, from the coding sequence ATGTCAATTATTACCCTCACCTCAGATTTCGGACGTTTAGATTACAGAGTTTCGGCTATGAAAGGGAAAATTCTGTCTCTGAATCCTCAAGTCAACAGTATTGATATCACTCATGATATACAGGCGTACAATCTGATTCAGACATCTTATATAGTGAAAAATGCATATAGATATTTCCCAAAAGGAACCATTCATATTGTAGCTGTTGACAGTTTTTATCATAGATCCAGAAGAAATATTTTATACAAAGCAGACGGTTCTTATTTTATTGCAGCCGACAACGGCTTGATGAGTTTGATTTTTTTTGATATTAAACCTGAAGCGATCTACGAAATCACGCTCAACAATAGATTTGATGATGTTGTGAATTTCACATCCACAGATGTATTTGTTCCTGTTGCCGTGCATTTGGCAAATGGGGGACTTCCGGAAGTTATCGGCAGAAAAATAGACGATGTAAAGCAACTTTTGTTTCCAAAACCTGTTTATAATGAGCCAGAAAAAATGATCATTGGTGAAGTAATGTACATTGATAATTTCGGAAACATAATATCAAATATTAACAAAGAATTCTTTGAAACTCTGGCTAAAGGTTTCGAAAAATTCACAATAAAGTTTAGAAATTTAAGTTTATCGAAAATCTACTCTAGTCATACCGAAGTTGTAGCAGACTGGGATAGAGAAACCGAATACCATGGGCAGTCTGCGGCTATTTTCAACGACAGTCAACAGTTGGAATTAACCATCTACAAAGGCAGCAAAAAGAATGGTGCCAAAACCCTTTTCGGACTAAACGTAGGAGAAAATATTTACATCGAATTTTTCTAA
- a CDS encoding PhoH family protein — protein MFELTYDLEGIDAKNFYGVNNQYFNLIKSSFPTLKITGRDHYIFAMGNQEALDIFKLKLDDIVSFISKNNSIGLKDVENFLNLKDENEKHLVFDQDIIVKGVNGKIIKAKTTNLKRLVKETEKKDMVFAIGPAGTGKTYTSVALAARALRDKEVKRIVLTRPAVEAGESLGFLPGDLKEKLDPYLQPLYDALRDMIPHEKLEGFIEKKIIEVAPLAFMRGRTLDDAFVILDEAQNTTHAQMKMFLTRMGMNAKFIITGDPTQIDLPPKQHSGLKEAMRILKDVKEIGFVYLTEEDVVRHPVVKKIILAYNEEDKKTRE, from the coding sequence ATGTTTGAATTAACGTACGATTTAGAAGGTATTGATGCAAAAAACTTTTACGGAGTTAACAACCAATATTTCAATTTAATAAAATCCAGCTTTCCAACCCTCAAGATTACAGGCAGAGACCATTATATCTTTGCAATGGGAAATCAGGAAGCTCTCGATATATTTAAACTAAAACTAGACGATATCGTTTCGTTTATTTCCAAAAATAACTCAATCGGGCTAAAAGACGTTGAAAATTTCCTGAATTTAAAAGATGAAAATGAGAAACATCTGGTTTTTGATCAGGATATTATTGTAAAAGGTGTCAACGGAAAAATTATCAAGGCAAAAACGACTAATCTTAAAAGACTCGTAAAAGAAACGGAGAAAAAAGATATGGTTTTCGCCATTGGTCCTGCCGGTACAGGAAAAACCTACACCAGTGTTGCCTTGGCGGCAAGAGCGCTGAGAGATAAAGAAGTAAAAAGAATTGTTTTAACGAGACCGGCTGTAGAAGCAGGGGAGAGCCTTGGTTTTTTACCGGGAGATCTGAAGGAAAAACTAGATCCTTATTTGCAACCTTTATATGATGCACTTCGTGATATGATTCCGCACGAAAAATTAGAAGGTTTTATAGAGAAGAAAATCATCGAAGTTGCTCCACTGGCATTTATGAGAGGGCGAACTTTGGATGACGCATTTGTGATCTTGGATGAAGCTCAAAATACAACTCATGCCCAAATGAAAATGTTTCTGACTAGGATGGGTATGAATGCAAAATTTATCATCACAGGAGATCCTACACAGATCGATTTGCCTCCAAAACAACATTCCGGTTTAAAAGAAGCGATGAGGATTTTAAAAGATGTGAAAGAAATCGGCTTTGTTTACCTTACCGAAGAAGATGTGGTAAGACATCCGGTTGTGAAGAAGATTATTCTTGCTTATAACGAAGAAGATAAGAAAACCAGAGAGTAA